The Parabacteroides sp. AD58 genome includes a window with the following:
- a CDS encoding fumarate hydratase: MATPPFKYQPMFPLGPDTTEYYLLTKDYVSVSEFEGKPILKIAKEGLTAMANAAFRDVSFMLRRSHNEQVAKILNDPEASENDKYVALTFLRNAEVAAKGVLPFCQDTGTAIIHGEKGQQVWTGYCDEEALSEGVYKTYTEENLRYSQNAPLSMYEEVNTKCNLPAQIDLEATEGMEYKFLCVTKGGGSANKTYLYQETKAILNPETLVPFLVNKMKTLGTAACPPYHIAFVIGGTSAEKNLLTVKLASTRYYDALPTTGNEHGRAFRDVELEKKVLEEAHKIGLGAQFGGKYYAHDVRIIRLPRHGASCPVGLGVSCSADRNIKCKINKDGIWIEKLDSNPGELIPEALRQAGEGNAVKIDLNRPMNEILAELDKYPVATRLSLNGTIIVGRDIAHAKLKERLDRGEELPQYIKDHPIYYAGPAKTPTGMACGSMGPTTAGRMDPYVDLFQSHGGSMIMLAKGNRSQQVTDACQKHGGFYLGSIGGPAAILAQNNIKSIECVEYPELGMEAIWKIEVEDFPAFILVDNKGNDFFKQIQSRCSDCKMK, encoded by the coding sequence ATGGCAACACCTCCATTCAAGTATCAACCGATGTTCCCGCTGGGACCGGATACTACAGAGTATTATTTGCTTACAAAAGATTATGTATCAGTTTCAGAATTTGAAGGTAAACCTATTCTGAAAATTGCTAAAGAAGGTTTGACCGCTATGGCCAATGCTGCTTTCCGTGATGTTTCATTCATGCTTCGCCGTTCACACAATGAACAGGTGGCAAAGATTCTGAATGACCCGGAAGCAAGCGAAAACGATAAATATGTTGCACTGACATTCCTGCGGAATGCTGAAGTAGCTGCCAAAGGAGTTTTACCTTTCTGCCAAGATACGGGTACAGCTATTATCCATGGTGAAAAAGGACAACAGGTCTGGACTGGTTATTGTGATGAAGAAGCTCTTTCTGAAGGTGTATATAAGACTTACACAGAAGAGAATCTGCGCTATTCACAGAACGCTCCGTTAAGTATGTATGAAGAAGTGAATACCAAATGTAACTTACCGGCTCAAATCGACTTGGAAGCTACTGAAGGTATGGAATACAAATTCTTATGTGTAACAAAAGGTGGTGGTTCAGCCAACAAGACTTATCTATATCAGGAAACTAAGGCCATCCTGAATCCGGAAACGCTGGTTCCGTTCTTGGTTAACAAGATGAAGACTTTGGGTACTGCTGCTTGTCCTCCGTATCACATCGCATTCGTTATTGGTGGTACTTCTGCAGAAAAGAACTTGTTGACGGTTAAATTGGCTTCTACTCGTTATTACGATGCATTGCCAACTACAGGAAATGAACATGGCCGTGCTTTCCGCGATGTAGAATTGGAAAAGAAAGTCCTGGAAGAAGCACACAAGATCGGTTTGGGTGCTCAGTTCGGTGGTAAATATTATGCACACGATGTTCGTATCATTCGTTTGCCTCGTCACGGAGCTTCTTGTCCGGTAGGTTTGGGTGTTTCTTGTTCTGCCGACCGTAACATCAAATGTAAGATCAATAAAGATGGTATCTGGATTGAGAAACTGGATTCTAATCCAGGAGAATTGATTCCGGAAGCTTTGCGTCAGGCTGGCGAAGGTAATGCAGTGAAGATCGACCTGAACCGTCCGATGAACGAGATTTTAGCTGAGTTGGACAAATATCCGGTAGCTACTCGTCTTTCTTTGAACGGTACAATCATCGTAGGTCGTGATATCGCTCACGCAAAACTGAAAGAACGTCTGGATCGTGGTGAAGAATTACCTCAATACATCAAAGATCATCCGATTTATTATGCTGGTCCGGCAAAAACTCCGACTGGTATGGCTTGTGGTTCAATGGGCCCGACAACAGCAGGACGTATGGACCCGTATGTTGACTTGTTCCAAAGCCACGGTGGTTCAATGATCATGTTGGCAAAAGGTAATCGTAGCCAGCAAGTAACCGACGCTTGCCAGAAACACGGCGGTTTCTATCTGGGATCTATCGGTGGACCGGCTGCTATCCTGGCTCAGAACAATATCAAGAGTATCGAATGTGTAGAATATCCGGAATTGGGTATGGAAGCAATCTGGAAGATTGAAGTAGAAGACTTCCCTGCATTTATCTTGGTTGATAACAAGGGAAATGACTTCTTCAAACAAATCCAGTCTCGTTGTTCGGATTGCAAGATGAAATAA
- a CDS encoding DUF349 domain-containing protein, which produces MKDELETNLAGEEAAKLNETNTPAEVPEVTAEAAAVESDNAEENAAGKLTKDEILNRLQTLVDAPVETVRGEVESLKQAYYKIRRNEVDELKKAFIEQGGDEKDFSSPEDTKENYLKELLSSYKEKKAAYLAEEEKIKAENYAVKLQLIEQLKMLCESQDDFNKLYNEFKDIQQKWKEIKLVPEEHANELWKEYQTYSEAFYDLIKINNQFRDYDFKKNLELKTALCEAVEKLQDEKDIISAFHQLQKLHQQWREIGPVAKDLREELWSRFKAASTVINKRHQQHFENLKAKEQENLEAKTAICEQIEGIDYAVLKTFKDWDEKNNEVLALQQKWRTIGFTPKKHNTKIFERFRAACDVFFTKKTEFYKAIKAEMEKNLEKKRALCEKAEALKDSTDWKGTTEKLIALQKEWKTIGQVTRRHSDSIWKRFITACDYFFDNKNKNVSSQKSEEQANLEAKKALIEKVKTMDESLETEEAISTLKEWIAEWNEIGHVPFKEKDKVYKAFHEAVDAQFDRLKVDQRDRRMKSYRNNVSEMAGKGKGKLYSERDRLMRTYERMKNDLQTYENNIGFLSISSKGGSGLVKEMERKIEKLKAEMELTVKKIEAIDENLE; this is translated from the coding sequence ATGAAGGACGAGCTTGAAACTAATTTGGCAGGTGAAGAAGCTGCTAAATTAAATGAAACGAACACACCGGCAGAAGTACCGGAAGTAACAGCCGAAGCTGCCGCTGTTGAATCTGATAATGCAGAAGAAAATGCTGCAGGTAAATTAACAAAAGATGAAATCCTGAATCGACTACAAACCTTGGTTGATGCTCCAGTTGAGACAGTCAGAGGTGAAGTAGAATCGCTTAAACAGGCTTATTATAAGATCCGTCGAAATGAAGTAGACGAATTGAAGAAGGCGTTTATCGAACAAGGCGGTGATGAAAAGGATTTTTCATCACCCGAAGATACAAAGGAAAATTACCTGAAAGAACTTCTTAGCTCATATAAAGAGAAGAAGGCTGCATATCTGGCAGAAGAAGAAAAAATAAAAGCTGAGAATTATGCGGTCAAGTTACAACTGATCGAACAGTTGAAGATGCTTTGTGAAAGCCAGGATGATTTTAACAAGTTATATAATGAATTTAAGGATATCCAGCAGAAATGGAAAGAAATTAAGCTGGTTCCTGAAGAACACGCAAATGAACTTTGGAAAGAATATCAGACTTACTCTGAAGCTTTTTATGATCTGATCAAGATTAACAATCAGTTCCGCGATTATGACTTCAAGAAGAATCTGGAGTTAAAAACAGCTCTTTGTGAGGCTGTTGAGAAACTTCAGGACGAAAAAGATATTATTTCGGCTTTTCATCAATTACAGAAACTGCATCAGCAGTGGCGGGAAATCGGTCCGGTTGCCAAAGATTTGCGTGAAGAGCTTTGGAGTCGCTTTAAGGCTGCTTCTACGGTGATTAATAAACGTCACCAGCAGCATTTTGAAAACCTGAAAGCAAAGGAACAGGAAAATTTAGAAGCGAAGACTGCTATCTGCGAACAGATCGAAGGTATTGATTATGCAGTTCTGAAAACATTCAAAGACTGGGATGAGAAGAATAATGAAGTCTTGGCTTTACAGCAGAAGTGGCGTACGATCGGTTTTACTCCGAAGAAACACAATACAAAGATATTTGAGCGTTTCCGCGCAGCTTGCGATGTGTTCTTCACGAAGAAGACGGAATTCTACAAGGCTATAAAGGCTGAAATGGAAAAGAATCTGGAGAAGAAACGTGCTTTATGTGAAAAGGCCGAAGCTTTGAAAGATAGCACGGATTGGAAAGGTACGACTGAAAAACTGATTGCTTTGCAGAAAGAATGGAAGACAATCGGTCAGGTAACACGTCGTCATTCAGATTCAATCTGGAAACGCTTTATTACTGCCTGCGATTATTTCTTCGACAACAAGAATAAGAATGTTTCTTCACAAAAGAGCGAAGAACAGGCTAATCTGGAAGCGAAGAAAGCGTTGATCGAAAAGGTTAAGACGATGGACGAATCTCTTGAAACGGAAGAAGCGATCAGTACATTGAAAGAATGGATTGCTGAATGGAATGAGATTGGTCATGTTCCGTTTAAGGAAAAAGATAAGGTGTACAAAGCTTTCCATGAAGCTGTCGACGCACAGTTTGATCGTCTGAAAGTAGATCAACGTGATCGTCGGATGAAATCTTATCGAAATAATGTCAGTGAAATGGCAGGTAAAGGGAAAGGTAAACTCTATTCTGAAAGAGATCGTCTGATGCGTACTTATGAACGGATGAAGAATGATTTACAGACGTATGAAAACAACATCGGTTTCTTAAGTATTTCTTCCAAGGGCGGTAGTGGTCTGGTAAAAGAAATGGAACGCAAGATCGAGAAGTTGAAAGCTGAAATGGAATTGACCGTGAAGAAAATTGAAGCTATCGACGAAAATCTGGAATAA
- a CDS encoding esterase: MKKTSLSILLALISWVAFAQQSLWGGQNIVSPEIHPDNRVTFRFFAPKAVKVQVTGDFLPPQKVESQYGKMDVPGVADLKEGEKGVWEYTTPEPLSSELYNYTFIVDGLKNVIDPNNVYVSRDVASLFNIFIIKGGCGDLYSVNKVPHGSVTQRWYNSPLLGYDRRITIYTPAGYETSGKRYPVLYLLHGMGGDEEAWITLGRTVQIMDNLIAEGKAKPMIVVMPNGNVDQEAAPGESSLGLVKPNMQLPRTMEGTMEATFPDIIKFVESNYRVEKKKSSRAIAGLSMGGYHSLHISKEYPNMFDYVGLFSAAIIPNDKVDSPIYKNMEEKLAKQFAKAPKLYWIAIGKTDFLYKANQDYRAMLDQHKYPYIYRESEGGHIWRNWRIYLSEFAPMLFQK, encoded by the coding sequence ATGAAAAAGACAAGTTTATCAATTCTTTTGGCCCTGATTTCATGGGTTGCTTTCGCTCAGCAATCGTTATGGGGCGGACAAAACATTGTTTCTCCGGAGATTCATCCGGACAATCGCGTAACTTTCCGTTTTTTTGCACCTAAAGCTGTTAAAGTTCAGGTGACGGGTGATTTCCTTCCTCCGCAGAAAGTAGAATCACAATATGGGAAGATGGATGTTCCGGGCGTTGCGGATTTGAAAGAAGGAGAAAAGGGCGTTTGGGAATATACGACTCCTGAGCCATTATCTTCAGAACTTTACAATTATACGTTTATTGTAGATGGCTTGAAGAATGTAATTGATCCGAATAATGTTTATGTCAGCCGAGACGTAGCTTCATTGTTCAATATCTTTATCATTAAAGGTGGATGTGGTGATTTGTACAGTGTTAATAAAGTACCTCACGGCAGTGTTACACAGCGTTGGTACAACAGTCCGTTGTTAGGTTACGATCGCCGCATTACCATCTATACGCCGGCTGGATATGAGACGAGCGGAAAGCGTTATCCGGTACTTTATCTGTTACATGGAATGGGCGGTGATGAAGAAGCCTGGATTACTTTGGGAAGAACGGTACAGATCATGGATAACCTGATTGCTGAAGGAAAAGCAAAACCAATGATTGTTGTTATGCCGAATGGCAATGTTGATCAGGAAGCAGCTCCGGGCGAGTCCAGCTTAGGTTTAGTCAAACCAAACATGCAATTACCTCGTACTATGGAAGGAACGATGGAAGCTACTTTCCCGGATATTATCAAGTTTGTTGAGAGTAATTATCGGGTAGAAAAGAAGAAATCTTCTCGTGCTATTGCCGGTTTGTCAATGGGAGGTTATCATTCTTTACATATTTCCAAAGAATATCCGAATATGTTTGATTATGTAGGTTTGTTCTCGGCAGCCATTATCCCGAACGACAAAGTAGATTCTCCTATTTATAAGAATATGGAAGAAAAGTTAGCTAAGCAGTTTGCCAAGGCTCCGAAGTTATATTGGATAGCTATCGGTAAGACAGACTTCTTGTATAAAGCTAATCAGGACTACCGGGCAATGCTTGATCAGCATAAGTATCCGTACATTTATCGGGAAAGTGAAGGTGGACATATTTGGCGTAACTGGCGTATCTATTTGTCGGAGTTTGCTCCAATGTTATTCCAGAAATAA
- a CDS encoding porin family protein — translation MKRYYYIIALMILSIVPTYAQVDFGVRAGGAYSSLIQRVQDEYMAGGRFGWSVAGLMDVHLYKGLSFRPEIGFVNQGGSYYSHYNNPLVTETHNKYSYYSIQVPLNLAYTFRLTDIRLSVFAGPTLDFSLFGKMRTHGASPSTSIDFGSKKEPNLKSFDLGVNVGMSVEYSRFFFAINCVTGTLDRRAVKRDGESNIFQNNVTFSLGYFFRKD, via the coding sequence ATGAAACGATACTATTACATAATAGCCTTGATGATTTTGTCGATAGTGCCGACGTACGCCCAAGTTGATTTTGGCGTTCGTGCCGGTGGAGCCTATTCTTCCCTCATACAACGAGTACAAGACGAATACATGGCTGGTGGACGTTTTGGCTGGAGTGTAGCCGGACTAATGGATGTACATTTATATAAAGGATTGTCATTCCGGCCGGAAATAGGCTTTGTCAATCAAGGCGGCTCCTATTATTCACATTATAATAATCCGCTGGTAACAGAGACGCACAACAAATATTCATATTATTCCATTCAGGTTCCCTTGAATTTAGCCTATACGTTTCGTCTTACAGATATACGGCTTTCCGTCTTTGCCGGACCAACTTTAGATTTTTCCCTCTTCGGAAAAATGCGTACACACGGAGCTTCTCCTTCTACGAGTATTGACTTTGGTAGCAAGAAAGAGCCTAATCTGAAATCATTTGACTTAGGAGTCAATGTGGGAATGAGCGTTGAATACAGTCGCTTCTTCTTTGCTATCAACTGCGTGACCGGCACATTAGACCGTCGTGCCGTCAAGCGGGATGGCGAATCCAACATTTTCCAGAACAACGTAACGTTTTCTTTAGGATATTTCTTCAGAAAAGACTGA
- a CDS encoding carbohydrate-binding family 9-like protein translates to MKRLKVPYLAGLDSLDLSSIGFFMESKAYRDYINEINWKEYGYKPIAVFDIARSDKYMYIRYFVKGHSLKASFDIDNSNVHRDSCVEFFMKRVNDSTYMNFEFNCIGTCDAARRLSRTEKSSLTPQEYESIKRYTTLERRPFKEKTGIYEWELLVAIPLTLMGLDSNAMPEKILGNFYKCADDTEYPHFASWNPIDLPQPDFHCPQFFGEIYF, encoded by the coding sequence ATGAAAAGACTTAAAGTACCTTATTTAGCTGGACTTGACTCGCTTGACCTATCTTCCATCGGATTCTTTATGGAAAGCAAAGCGTACCGAGACTATATCAATGAAATCAATTGGAAAGAATACGGATACAAACCAATCGCCGTGTTTGACATTGCCCGTTCAGACAAATATATGTATATCCGATATTTTGTTAAAGGTCACTCTTTAAAAGCCAGCTTCGATATTGATAATTCAAATGTACATCGTGACAGTTGTGTGGAGTTCTTCATGAAACGTGTAAACGATAGTACGTATATGAACTTCGAGTTTAACTGTATCGGAACCTGTGATGCAGCACGAAGACTTTCCCGTACGGAAAAATCCTCTTTAACACCTCAAGAATATGAATCTATCAAACGATATACAACCCTGGAAAGACGTCCGTTTAAGGAAAAGACAGGTATCTACGAATGGGAACTACTGGTTGCCATTCCTCTGACATTGATGGGACTCGATTCAAATGCCATGCCCGAAAAGATTCTCGGTAACTTCTACAAATGTGCTGATGATACTGAATATCCTCATTTCGCCAGTTGGAATCCGATAGACTTGCCTCAGCCGGACTTCCATTGTCCACAATTCTTCGGTGAAATTTACTTCTAA
- a CDS encoding LysE family translocator has product MLALAAKGFVIGILVSAPMGPIGMLCIQRTLSKGRWHGFITGLGAMVSDIVYAILTSLGMGVVVNFVEANQAPLQLGGSLVLAVFGYYIYQSNPVKNLRKQKERRLSFTQDFITAFLLTFSNVLIVLLYIGLFARFGFILPDHSVGMIVGGVGCIGIGAVCWWLFITYIVSKLRKWFNVRGIWLMNRIVGSIIIALSIIGVVSVLLTYYIKIPLI; this is encoded by the coding sequence ATGTTAGCATTAGCGGCGAAAGGATTTGTAATTGGTATTTTGGTTTCTGCCCCGATGGGCCCAATTGGAATGCTCTGCATCCAACGCACCTTAAGTAAAGGTCGGTGGCATGGTTTTATTACCGGGTTAGGAGCCATGGTATCAGATATAGTATATGCCATACTAACAAGTTTAGGAATGGGAGTGGTAGTCAACTTCGTAGAAGCGAACCAAGCTCCGTTACAATTAGGCGGAAGTCTTGTACTTGCAGTATTTGGTTATTATATATATCAAAGTAATCCGGTCAAGAACTTACGGAAACAGAAAGAACGCAGGCTCTCGTTTACACAAGACTTTATTACAGCGTTTCTGTTAACATTCAGTAATGTACTGATCGTATTGCTCTATATTGGTCTCTTTGCCCGGTTTGGTTTTATTCTGCCGGATCATTCGGTCGGGATGATTGTTGGAGGAGTAGGATGTATCGGGATAGGAGCCGTTTGTTGGTGGCTATTTATAACATACATTGTATCAAAACTGCGGAAATGGTTCAATGTCCGTGGCATATGGCTAATGAACCGGATTGTAGGAAGCATTATCATTGCACTTTCTATTATCGGTGTTGTTTCTGTATTGCTCACTTATTATATCAAAATTCCGCTTATATAA
- a CDS encoding arylsulfatase — MKRRSFIKSSIGLGLSWSGIQADERAEQPENRSTVPERHPLKPNPAPSDKPHILLIMTDQQRGDALGCMGNPYIITPHLDQLAAEGTLFVCGYTSTPSSTPARSGLLTGLSPWHHGMLGYGAVAPQYRYEMPQMLRDLGYYTFGIGKMHWNPQNSLHGFHQTLIDESGRVESKDFISDYRKWFQLQAPGENPDKTGIGWNDHGDRVYQLDERLHPTTWTGQTACELIRHYDTPQPLFLKVSFARPHSPYDPPQRYLDLYKGKEMPKPVHGDWCQQYAERKNPEDMPSDAPFANFGDEYAQNSLRHYYANITFIDDQIGQIIQCLKDKDMYDNTLICFTADHGDMMGDHYHWRKTYPYEGSTHIPYIVKWPTSMKRQIPDGSRLDYPVELRDFLPTFLDIAGGKIPEDMDGRSLKTLVQTDHPAWRKYIDLEHATCYSEENYWCGLTDGKMKYVWNLHNGSEQLFDLQKDPQELHNCVADKAYINIRQEMKTALAEHLKERGDSFVKDGVLQTRSNMLYSPNFPGKE, encoded by the coding sequence ATGAAACGACGATCGTTCATCAAATCATCCATCGGATTAGGTTTAAGTTGGAGCGGCATACAAGCCGACGAAAGAGCAGAACAACCGGAAAACCGCTCTACTGTTCCTGAAAGACATCCACTAAAACCAAATCCGGCTCCAAGTGATAAACCTCATATTTTACTGATCATGACCGACCAGCAACGGGGCGATGCTTTGGGATGTATGGGAAATCCGTATATCATCACGCCACATTTGGACCAGCTGGCCGCTGAAGGAACGCTCTTTGTCTGCGGATACACCAGTACTCCCAGCAGTACTCCGGCCCGCTCTGGTTTACTGACCGGTTTATCGCCCTGGCATCATGGTATGCTTGGCTACGGAGCTGTGGCTCCTCAGTACCGATATGAAATGCCACAGATGCTCCGCGACTTAGGATATTATACCTTTGGTATTGGGAAAATGCACTGGAATCCGCAGAACTCATTGCATGGCTTCCACCAGACACTCATCGACGAAAGCGGACGTGTCGAATCAAAAGACTTTATCAGTGATTACCGGAAATGGTTCCAACTGCAAGCTCCGGGAGAAAATCCGGACAAAACGGGCATTGGCTGGAATGATCACGGAGACCGAGTTTATCAGCTGGATGAAAGGCTTCATCCGACAACCTGGACCGGACAAACGGCCTGTGAACTGATCCGTCATTACGATACGCCTCAACCATTATTTCTGAAAGTATCGTTTGCCCGTCCGCATAGCCCGTATGATCCGCCGCAGCGATATTTGGATTTATATAAAGGGAAGGAAATGCCGAAACCAGTTCATGGAGACTGGTGCCAGCAATATGCCGAACGGAAGAATCCCGAAGATATGCCATCCGATGCTCCGTTTGCCAATTTTGGCGACGAATATGCACAAAACTCACTCCGACATTACTATGCCAACATTACCTTTATCGATGATCAGATCGGGCAAATCATCCAATGCCTAAAAGATAAAGACATGTATGACAACACCCTCATCTGCTTTACTGCCGATCATGGCGATATGATGGGTGACCATTATCATTGGAGAAAAACTTATCCTTATGAAGGTTCTACACACATTCCTTATATCGTCAAGTGGCCCACATCCATGAAAAGGCAAATACCAGATGGCAGCCGGTTGGATTATCCGGTAGAACTACGGGACTTCCTGCCTACTTTCTTGGATATAGCAGGAGGAAAGATTCCCGAAGATATGGACGGACGCTCACTAAAAACCTTGGTACAGACCGATCATCCAGCGTGGAGAAAATACATTGATCTGGAACATGCGACTTGCTATTCAGAAGAGAATTACTGGTGTGGCTTGACTGACGGAAAAATGAAATACGTCTGGAATCTTCATAATGGAAGTGAACAGCTGTTTGATTTGCAAAAAGATCCGCAAGAGCTACATAATTGTGTGGCAGACAAAGCCTATATCAACATCCGGCAGGAAATGAAAACAGCTCTGGCAGAACATCTGAAAGAGAGAGGCGACAGCTTTGTGAAAGACGGTGTTTTACAAACCAGGTCCAATATGCTCTATAGCCCGAACTTCCCAGGAAAGGAGTAG